One Bombus pyrosoma isolate SC7728 linkage group LG11, ASM1482585v1, whole genome shotgun sequence DNA segment encodes these proteins:
- the LOC122572953 gene encoding chitin deacetylase 1: MRSSLVLLFLAAIVLAEGSNRVKRQEEKKEESFESEICKDKDAGEWFRLVAGEGDNCRDVIQCTSSGLQAIRCPAGLYFDIDKQTCDWKDSVNNCKLKNKERKAKPLLYTEEPLCQDGFLACGDGSCIERGLFCNGEKDCADGSDENICDMDNDPNRAPPCDPTVCVLPDCFCSEDGTTIPGDLPPKDVPQMITITFDDAINNNNIGLYKEIFNGKRKNPNGCEIKATFFVSHKYTNYSAVQEMHRKGHEIAVHSISHNDDERFWSDATVDDWAKEMAGMRIIAEKFANLTDNSVVGVRAPYLRVGGNNQFTMMEEQAFLYDSTITAALNNPPLWPYTMYFRMPHRCHGNLQHCPTRSHAVWEMVMNELDRREDPQNDEYLPGCAMVDSCSNILTGDQFYNFLNHNFDRHYEQNRAPLGLYFHAAWLKNNPEFLDAFLYWIDEILSNHNDVYFVTMTQVIQWIQNPRTITESKSFEPWKEKCIVDGPPACWVPHTCKLTSKEVPGETINLQTCVRCPNNYPWVNDPTGDGFF; the protein is encoded by the exons ATGAGGTCCTCGCTGGTGCTGCTGTTCCTGGCAGCCATCGTTCTCGCCG AAGGCTCGAATCGTGTGAAGCGAcaggaggagaagaaagaagagagctTCGAAAGCGAGATCTGCAAGGACAAGGATGCGGGCGAATGGTTCCGATTGGTGGCAGGAGAGGGTGACAACTGTCGTGACGTGATTCAGTGCACCAGTTCGGGTCTTCAGGCCATCAGGTGTCCCGCGGGACTGTATTTCGATATCGACAAACAGACCTGCGACTGGAAAGACTCGGTGAACAACTGCAAACTgaagaacaaagaaagaaaagcgaaacCCCTGCTTTACACCGAGGAACCGCTCTGTCAAGATGGCTTCCTCGCTTGCGGCGATGGCTCTTGCATCGAGAGAGGTCTTTTCTGTAACGGGGAAAAGGATTGCGCCGACGGATCTGACGAGAATATTTGCG ATATGGACAACGACCCGAACAGAGCGCCACCCTGTGACCCTACAGTCTGCGTTCTACCCGATTGCTTCTGTTCCGAGGACGGTACCACGATCCCCGGAGATCTACCTCCCAAGGACGTACCGCAGATGATCACTATCACGTTCGATGACGCCatcaataacaataatatcgGACTGTACAAAGAGATCTTCAACGGAAAACGCAAGAACCCAAACGGTTGCGAAATCAAGGCCACCTTCTTCGTCTCGCACAAGTACACCAACTACTCGGCTGTCCAGGAAATGCACAGGAAAGGACACGAGATCGCCGTTCACTCTATCTC TCACAACGACGACGAACGTTTCTGGTCAGACGCGACGGTGGACGACTGGGCTAAAGAAATGGCTGGTATGAGGATCATCGCGGAGAAATTCGCTAATTTAACGGACAACAGCGTGGTAGGTGTGAGGGCTCCGTATCTCAGAGTCGGTGGAAACAATCAGTTCACGATGATGGAAGAACAAGCGTTCCTTTACGATTCCACCATCACCGCGGCCTTGAACAACCCACCGCTATGGCCTTACACGATGTACTTCAGAATGCCGCACCGTTGCCATGGAAACCTTCAACACTGCCCGACGAG GTCGCACGCAGTCTGGGAGATGGTGATGAACGAGTTGGACCGCCGCGAAGACCCACAGAACGACGAATACCTCCCCGGTTGCGCCATGGTAGACTCGTGCAGCAACATCCTAACCGGCGACCAATTCTACAACTTCCTAAACCACAACTTTGACCGACATTACGAACAAAACCGAGCTCCCTTGGGCCTCTACTTCCACGCAGCCTGGCTGAAGAACAACCCCGAATTCTTGGACGCGTTCCTTTATTGGATCGACGAGATCTTGTCCAACCACAACGACGTTTACTTCGTGACGATGACCCAGGTGATCCAATGGATCCAGAATCCTCGCACGATAACAGAATCGAAGAGTTTCGAGCCGTGGAAGGAGAAGTGTATCGTGGACGGACCTCCCGCTTGTTGGGTTCCTCACACCTGCAAACTCACCTCGAAAGAGGTTCCTGGAGAGACCATCAACCTTCAGACCTGCGTACGTTGCCCGAATAACTATCCATGGGTGAACGATCCGACCGGTGACGGTTTCTTCTAA